The region ACAAAGCCACAGATTATGACCCGCATTGGCTAAATTCGCAAAAAAGTTGGAGGAGCTCAAATCCAGCAGCCGCGTCGTGGCGTGGTTGAACCGCTCGGCAAAATGAGTCCAGAGAGTTTGAAACACCCCGCGCCCTTCTGTATAGTCCCGGTAGAGCCGGATATACTCCTCCGTTCGCGACGGATTTTCCAGATACACCGCCAGTTCATCGGCTTTGCGGAAAATCGAATCCGCCGGAACCGCAGCCCCCGCCTGTACAGGAAGCACCACCACCGAGCGGGTCAGCAAATCCATCAAAAGCCCGCCCCCGCACAGGAGCACAACAAACACAAACGACAAAAGAATCTTCGTCGGCCCGATGGCCAAACGCAGCGTCCGCGTCAGCTCCGGCAGGGCCAAATCATCCCACATTTGCCGAATGGAATGTTCACGAACCATCACAATTCCTCACCCGGATACGTTGTCCGGCTGCTCCATACAACTCAACCCGGTCTTATCTTATCACGGTTTTCTCTGCAGACCAACAAGGATTTCATGGCTCCTCTGTGTCCGGTTTTTCCGAATCTGCATTCTCCCGGGCCGGCGAGGTTTCCTCCCCCGGAATCCGATAAGCTCCGTCCAGCCAATGAGACAAATCAACCCAGCGGCATCGTTCACTGCAGAATGGGAAAAACGGATTCTTCTCCGTTCCCTGCTGATAAAATGTCTCTTTGCCGCAGATTGGACAACGCTTCCTTTTCATCCTCTCCTTTGCCTCGGAACTCACACACCTGACCCGTTCCGTTTAGAAAAACGATTCATCCTCCTCTTCAAAATCCTCCGCATCCAGTCCCTCCTCCGATTCGATGTCCTCCGCAATCAAATCGGATTCCTCCTCAATCCCCTCATCGGTTGTGTCGGCTTCTTCTTCGTTTTCCGCCTCTTCCTCCAACCCGTCGGCAAAGCGAATCGGACCGGAATAGCGGTGTTCAATCACCTTGCCCTGTTCGAGCAAGGATGCATATTCCACACAATAACGGGCCCAGGGACTGGCTTCCAGACGTCCTTTCGGAATGGGTTTGCCGGTGCCCTCACAAATGCCGTACGTTCCCTGGTTAATGCGTTTTAAGGCATCCAGAATCTCCCGGACAAGCCGACGCTCACTGTCCATCAGCCCCAGCGAAAATTCCTGTTCATACGTATCCGTTCCGATGTCCGCCATATGAATCGGCATATTGGACAAATCCCCCGTCGAATCCTGACGGGACCGATGGAGTCCCTGATTTTCCAGCCAATGAACATCTCCGGTGATTTCCTTGAGCTTCTCAAGGAGCAGCTGACGAAAATGCTCTATTTCCTCCGGTGTCAACAACTCCCGGATTTTGGAAGAGTTTTTCTCGGAACCCTTGGCTGGTTTGGTATTCACCGCAACTTTCTTGGCTCGGCTCCTAACACTCCCGGCGGTTTTGCCTTTGACAGGGCTGCTTTTTTTGACCTTTTTGGAAGCGGTCGGCTTTGTCGGCTTTTTGGATACTTTTTTCTTTCCGACCTTGGTTTTGGATGTCTTTTTCGCCACGGTTCCTGCCTCTCATTTTTTTATCAACTAAATCTGCATATCTTACACAAACCCTATCCGTTCGAAAAGCAAATACTTCCTGATGTATCGGCAATTCAAACGAATGGCTGAACGCAAACTATCTCTTTATTCCTCCGATATTTAGTCAAAACGCTATCCGCCGGATTTCCCCTCTTTTTCCGCTCGGGGAACAAAAAAGCGACCTTGGTCTGTTGTATATACAGAACATTCTATGTCGTATATATCCTTTATGTTTTCCCTTGTCAGGACATCCGAAACAGGCCCGCTGAACAGCCGACCTTCTGGTCCCAGAAGAATCATCCAATCACAATATAAAGAGGCAAGATTCAAATCATGTGTCGCCATGATTACAGTTTTGTTTTGTTCCGTCTGAAGGCGACGTAAAACCTCGCAAATACGAATCTGATGTTTCAGGTCCAGATAAATGACTGGTTCATCCAGAAGCAGCAAAGGGGTTTCCTGAGCAATCGCACGGGCCAGATAAACCCGCTGGCGTTCTCCGCCGCTCAAATGCGTAATCGGACGGGAAGCCAGGTGCTCCGTTGAGGTCAGACGCATCGCCTCTTGTACCGCGCGAAAATCCTCTTCCTCCTCAAAAAACAGCTTTTTTTTGCGAAAATACCGGGCCATCATCACTATTTCAGATGCGGTATATCCAAATACTGGCATCGACTCCTGAGGCAGATAAGCCGCCATTTTCGAAATTTCCGTCAAGGAATCTATTTGAACAGTCCCGGCAGAAGGCCTCAAATGCCCGCCGATAAGTTTCAGCAGTGTGCTTTTTCCGACTCCGTTTGGTCCAGCCAGCCCGCAGAATCGTCCCTTCTCTATCGTGAGGGATAGATTCGTAAAAACTTCTATTTCCCCATAGGAGAAAGATAGATTCTGGATCTGAATAAAACTCAAAAAGTCTCTCCGTAAATCTTTCTGGACTGTCGAATAAGCAGAAACAGGAAAAAGGGGCCGCCCGTCAAGGCTGTAACTACCCCTGTCGGCAATTGAACCTGATGAACGAGAATCCGTGCGACTGTATCTGAAATTACCAGAAATACGGCACCGAAGAACGCACACATCGGCAGAAGCCGTCGATGATCAGCCCCAAAAAGCAGCCGAACGGTATGGGGGACAATCAATCCTACAAACCCAATCAGACCGCTCAAACTGACGGCTGTCGAGGTCATCAAAGCAGCTGCCGCCAGGGCTGCCGGGAAAAGCCGCTCCGGCATCACGCCCAAGCTGCGGGCCTCGGAGGTGCCCAGCGAAAGAATATTCAGCTGCGGGCTCAAGCGGAACAGCACCCCGAACCCCGCTCCAGCCAGCACTATACTGACCAGCCAAACCGGCCAATCCGTATAAGAACTCAAACTGCCCATCAGCCAAAAGAGGGTCGTCTGAAACTGACCGCTCGGAACCATCGAGGCCATCAGCATCATCACGGCGGAAAAGAAAACATTGACGATGACACCAGCCAAAATCAGTCCGGGACCCGCCGTTCGCCCCGTAAAACCACCGAGCCACCAGACCAGCAGGGTTGTTCCGGCCGCTCCGACAAAAGCGAGCAAAGATGCCCCCGACAGCCCCCACCCGCTCCAATGAAAGCCCGCCAGGACTGCCGTCACCACCCCCAGACCCGCCCCGCTGGAAATCCCCAGAAGATACGGTTCCGCCAGGGGATTTCTGAGCAAAACCTGAAAAACCGCCCCGGCTGACGCCAGTGAGGCTCCCACCAAAACCGCCAGCAGAAGACGGGGAATCCGAACCTGAAAAAAAATCTGGGCATCCGGCTGACGGCCCTTCACGATTCCCTCTACAGAAATCGGTTCTGAACCGACAAACGCACACAAAAAAACCACCAGCGCCAGCCCGCAAAGGCCGATTATCGTTTCTTTCAGCAGCTGTCTGGCTGTAATCATTTCGCCCCCTCCGCCTGCCCGCACAGACAGCGGACCATCTCTTCCAATGCCAGCGGAATCCGCGGCCCCAGCCGACAAAGCCAATCTCCGTTGAGCACATAAATCCGCCCCTGCTCCACGGCCGGAACCCCGCGAAAGCGGCCGTAAAAGGTCTTTGCCGTCGCTTTCTGACGCTCCAGGTCCGCCGGGGTGTCTGCCGTCTCGAAAATCACCTCCGCTCCACAGGACAAAAAATGCTCATCACTGATGGGCGGAAACATATAAAGAGACGACTCGATCGCATTGCGGACTCCGGCTATCTCCAAAAGTTCTGTAAAATACGTTTTCTTTCCCGCCGCCCGCAGGGGCTGACGCTGAATAACCCAGACTGCTCTGCGGGCACAATCACGCGCTCGTCCTCGAAACGCTTCCAGACCGTCTGCAATTTGACGAACCAAATTCTCCGCCGCCTGCGGACATCCGGCGGCTGAGCCGATTGCCTCAATGGCTTTATACAATTGAGGGAGCGTATCGACATCCAGCCGCAGCGTTCGACAGCCGTTCCGCTCCAGCAAAGCAGCCAAATTCACATGCTGCTCAAAGCCAAGCGTAATCACAAGGGTCGGACGAGCCGCCAGAACCGCCTCGACATCCGGATTCCAGAATGTTCCGACCTTTTTGCAGCGGGCGGCCTCCGGCGGAAAATTGCTGTCGGAACTGACCCCAACGACCTGCTCGCCCAGCCCCATCGCAAACAGAATCTCCGTCAGATTCGGGGCCAGCGAGACGATACGAAGAGAATCCTCCGCCGGCTGCAAAGACTGCGGTTTCAGGTCTGTCCGCCGAAAGGAAACCAGCGCTGCAGCCAGAACAAAGCCGAGCAGCAGGCAAAACCATACCAGCGTTTTCCGGAAATGTGACACCGAAGGCCTCTCAAAAACCGGTCCGCTTAAACTGTTTCTCCAATTCTTTCAGAGTAAAGACCAGCGAAGTCGGTCTGCCGTGCGGACAGCGGCCGGGGGTTTCGGCCAGTTTGCGGTCCGCCAGCAGCTGTTCCATCTCCGCCGGCGTCAGCGGCTGTCCCGCCTTGACCGCCGCCCGGCAGGCCGCCCGCTCCAGCACCTCCGCCAGCAGCTGTTCTTCATCCACGTCCGAACCTTTCTCCAGAAATGCATCGAGCATATCCTGAATATACTCCTCCACGGACACGCCTTCCAGCAAAACCGGAAACGAATGGACGGCGATGCTGCGGGGGCCGAACATATCCCATTCAATGCCCAGTTTGCCCACCAGAGGGGCTGCCCGTTTCAAGGCGTCCAGCTGCGCATCGGACACATCCAGAATGACCGGAACCAAAAGCCGCTGGGAAGCCAGGGGGCCCGCCGCGGCCGCCGCACGCAGCCGTTCATACAGGATTCGCTCATGAAGGGCATGCTGGTCAATCACCTCAAAGCCGTCCGCCGTCGGCAGCACCAGATAACTGTTGTGAATCTGAAGACAGGCAAATGAGGACGACTCGCTTTTTGATTCTCCTGCATCCGACGGCTTCAGCGGCTTCCAATCTGACGACGGAACCGGCGAAAAAGGCAGTCTTTTCTGAACGGCTGAACCGGCGGAATGCGACTGAAAAAAGTCGCTCATCGCCTGGCGAATCCGGCTTTCACGGTCTTTCTGAAGCAGCTCTTCCAGCGGGTCCTCCGCGTGAAACGAGGCAGCGGAAGTCGGCACGGTTCCGGCGGTCGGCAGCTCTGTTGAAAGCAGCTTATCCCGCAGCGCCGAAAGCACCTGCGAGTAAACCCAGTTGGCATTTTCAAAGCGTACCTCCGTCTTTGTCGGGTGCACATTTACATCAAACAGCTCCGGCGGCATCTGAAGAAAGAGAAAAACAACGGGGTGCTTCTGCGGTTCAATCAACCCCCGGTAGGCCTCTTTGAAGGCATGCAGGATAAATTTGTCCCGAATAAAGCGGCGATTGAGAAAAATATATTGATAACTGCTGCTGGTTCGCGCCCGGTCGGGCCGGCCCAGCAAGGCCTGGATTGTGATTGCCTTTTCCTGCCGCCGAACCTCCAGCAAATCCTCCGCAACCGCCGACGGAAACAAAATCCCAATCCGCTCCGCCAACGATTGTCCGGCCCGCAGAGCATACACCGTTCGTCCCCCGTGCTCCAGCACCAATTCGAGCTCTGGATAAGCCAGGGCAATCCGGGTAAACTGCTCGACGACGTGCGTCATTTCCGTATTAGCCGAACGGAGGAATTTGCGCCGCGCCGGCAGTTTATAAAAAAGCTGCCGAACCTCGACGGTGGTTCCCACCGGCCCGGCGGCGGGCACCGGAGGATTTTTTTGTCCGCAGTCGATTTCAATGCGTCCGGCCTCTATGCTGTCCGCAGGTCGGCTGACCATCATCAATCGGGAAACCGCCGCAATGCTCGCCAGCGCCTCCCCCCGAAAGCCCATCGTGGAAATCCGCAGCAGGTCCTCGCTGGTGCGAATCTTGCTGGTGGCATGCGGTTCAAAAGCCAGCGGCAAATCCTCAAAAGCAATCCCGCAGCCGTCATCGCTGACGCGGATCAGGTCTCGTCCCCCCTGCTCGACCTGTACAACAATCCGCCGAGCGCCCGCATCGATGCTGTTCTCCATCAGTTCCTTAACGACGCTGGCGGGCCGCTCGATAACCTCGCCGGCCGCAATCATATTCACCAGATTGTCGTCGAGGACTGCAATTTTGCCCACGCAGCATCTCTCCCGTCCGCCGTCCGCCCCAAACGGACTTACAACAGCAGACTTCGTCCGGTCATTTCCTCCGGTTTGGGCAGCCCCATCACCTCCAAAAACGTCGGCACCACATCCGCCAGGCGCCCGCCGGAAGCCATCTTGCGATGACGGAACTCCTCATCCACCACGATAAACGGCACATCGCCGACCGTGTGCGCTGTATGCGGCATATTGTTCTCAAAATCCCACATCTTCTCAAAATTGCCATGGTCGGCGAGCACTACCGCACTGCCCCCCATCTGACGAACCTTCTCCAGAATGCGGCCCACACAGGCATCCACCGTTTCCGCCGCTTTTACGGCCGCCGCCAGCACCCCTGTATGCCCCACCATATCCGGGTTGGCAAAATTGCAGATAATCACATCAAATCGGTTGGAGTCGAGCTTCTCGAGGATAACTTCGCAAACCTCGTTGGCGCTCATTTCGGGCTTGAGGTCATAGGTCTTGACCTTCGGGCTGGGGACAATCTGCCGCTCTTCGCCCTCAAACGGTTCTTCCCGTCCGCCGTTGAAAAAGAAGGTTACGTGCGCATATTTTTCCGTCTCCGCACAGCGAAACTGCTTTAAGCCCAGTTTGCTGAAATACTCCCCGGCAATATTCGGCATCTCCCGAATCGGCGGAAAGGCCACCGGCGTCCGAATCGTCGCATCGTATTCCGTCATACAGACGTAGTGAACTTTCGGATGAGCCGTCCGGACAAAACCGGTGAAATCCTTGTCCACAAAGGCCCGCGTCAGTTCCCGCGGCCTATCGCCGCGGAAATTAAAGAAAATCACACTGTCGCCGTCTTCTACCAGCGCCACAGGCCTGCCGTCTCCGTCAACGATATTGACCGGCCTGATAAACTCATCCGTTTCGTTCCTGGCATAACTGTCTTCAATCGCCTGGATGACATCGCGGGCCTTGCCGCCCTTGCCGAGTGTCAGACAGTCATAGGCCTCCTGCACCCTCTCCCACCGTTTGTCGCGGTCCATCGCATAAAAACGGCCCATTACGGAAGCCACCTGTCCGACCCCGATTTCCTTCATCTTGGCCTGAATATCCCTCAGATAGCCGGCCCCGCTGGTCGGCGGGGAATCCCGCCCATCCGTAAAGGCATGCAGATAGACCTTCTGGAGCCCTTCCCGCTTGGCCAGTTCCAGAAGCCCGTACAGGTGCCCCAGCAGAGAATGCACACCGATATCGCTGCACAATCCGAACAAATGAAGCCGCCGGTTCTTCTGTTTGGCGCTTCGAACCGCTTCCAGCAGCACTTCATTGCGGAAGAAATCCCCTTGACGAATCGACAGGGTAATCCGCACGGAATCCTGATAGACAATCCGGCCGGCGCCGATGTTCTGATGGCCGACTTCACTGTTGCCCATCGTGCCCTCCGGGAGTCCGACATCCTCGCCGTAGGTGCGAATCAGACAATTCGGATAGGTTTTCATCAGCATCGTATCGACCGGCACCTTGGCCTGTTTGACGGCATTGAAGGCATCTTCCGCCGGATTCGGGTTATATCCCCAGCCGTCCCGGATAATCATTACGCAAGGTCTCTTGCGCAGCCGCACATTGGTCTGAGCCATCTTTTTCTCCAGAAAAATTGTGTCTTCCACCTGCCGAAAAGACCGTATGGTAAAATCTCAACTTCTTTCTGTCAATGATTTTACGCCCCCAAAGGTCCGAAGTTCCCCCCAATCAGTGCTTTTGGCGGTTCCTGCAGCGGAAAATGTCGTTTTTTCCTAACCTGCCTGTATCAAAGCCCTTAAAAAACGTTTTGACAGGGGTGGAGGTTCTGGTATAATCACCGCCGGTTTTTGTCTCCAATTACAACAAGCGCCGCCGGACCGGCAGAAGCTTCCTGTTGTCTGCGGCCGGGGAAAAAAAGAGGTGAAAGGGTGTTTCTATGCCGACAGCAAAACTGGTTTTCGGATTGGCATTGACAGCAATGGTTGGAGTCGGTCTGTGTTTGAGCGGCGGATGTCAGATGCCGCCGGCAGGCCAAACCGTCCCGCAGCCCCCGACCCCCGAAGACCTTTTGGCTCAGCAGGCCCGGCAGCAGAAAGAAATGGCGGTTGCTCTCTATGTCGATGCGATGATGCTGCTGGAACTGAATGAGCACGCCGAAGCCCTCAAAAAACTCCAGATGGCCACCGAGCTGGACCCCGAATTCGCCATCGCTTACTCAATGCAGGGGGATATTTATCAGCAGATGCAGGACTACGAAAACAGCGCCAAGGCTTATGAAAAAGCTACGGAACTGGATCCGTGGTCCTTCAAGGACTTTTTCAATCTGGGCAAGGTCTATCAGGCCCTGAAGGAATTCGCCAAGGCCGTGAAGGCCTATATCTCCGCCTGCACCCTCAATCCGAGCCACTATGAGGCCCATTACAATGCCGCCAAGTGTCTCTATCTGGTGGAGGATTACACCCAGGCCCTCGAATACGCCAAAAAAGCCCAGGCGATTGACCCCAACAAAGCCGAAACGGAAATTCTTCTCGGCGACCTGTATGAAATGCAGAAGGACCACCTGCAGGCCATTGACGCCTACCGGCGTGCTCTGGAGCTGGAGGGCAACAAAAGCGAGATTATGATTCCGCTGGCTCGCTCGTACCTGCGAGCCGGGCGATATACCGCCGCCAAAGAACTGCTGGCCGCCGTTATCGAAATGGAGCCGGCCAACTCCCTGGCCCATCAGTACATGGGGTTTGCCCACCTGCGGCTGAAGGAAATCGACGAAGCCATTGCTTCGTATGTCAAAGCCACCCAAGCCGACCCGAAGGATTATATGGCTTACAAGTCTCTCGGCGTCGCCTATATGATTCAGTATTTCTCAGACCGCAATCCCTCCACCAAAGCCAAGGGGCTGGAGGCCTGGAATATTTCCCTGCAGCTGAATCCCAATCAGCCGCAGCTGCAGAAGTTTTACGAACAGTATCAGTAATTCACAAGAGACGGATGGAATGACTTCTGAGTGCGCCCAGACGAAGGAATCGTCCGCGTGCGGATGCCGTTTTTCTCCTCCGGATAAGACGGCCTGGGTCTTGTGGGGCTGCCTCACTTTGTTCGGAGCCGCCGCAGACCTCTGGACCAAGCAGGCCGTCTTCGACTGGCTCGGCCCCGTCGGCAGCGGGAACATTTATCGGGTTATTCCCGGCTTTTTCCATCTGGTGCCCTGTGTCAATGCCGGGGCCGCCTTCAGCATCCTTCAGGGACAGCGTGTCTATTTGATTGCCGTTTCGGTTCTGGCCCTGCTGGTCATTGTTTTCCTGTTTGTTTTCGGGAAAATTCAGGGGCGGCTTCTGCAGACCGCCGTCGGTCTTATTACAGCGGGGATTGTCGGCAATTTATATGACCGAATTTTTAACCACGGACTCGTGCGGGATTTTCTGGATTTTCACGTCGGCTCGTACCACTGGCCGACCTTTAACCTCGCCGACACTTTCCTGTGCGTCGGAGTAGGACTGATTCTGCTGGCGGGCTTTACATCTGAAGCTTGTCAAAAACAGAATCCTCCACAAAAATAGGCACCTGCAGACCGCTGGCCAGGGCTATGGCATCCGACGGACGACTGTCCACCTCAATAATCCGGCCGTTCTGCTCGATATGAATCCGCGCATAAAAGGTGTGCTCGCGCAAATCGCAGATGACAATCTTTACAATTCGCCCCCCCATCTGCTCGATTACCGAAGCCAGCAGGTCATGGGTGAGCGGACGGGGCATCTCATAGCCCTTCAGGCGCCGGTCAATCGCCAGAATCTCCGGCATCCCGATGACTATCGGAAAACTCCGCTGGCCTCCTTTTTCCTTGAGCACAATAATCTGCTGGTCCACCGTCTCGTTGATGAGAATCTGCGACAATTCCACAGGCACTTCCATAGGATTCTCCTTATGACAATTCGGCCAGCAGCCGTTCGACCTGCTGGAGCTGTTCGGTCAGCTCGGCCATTTTTTTTCGACTCTGCTCCACCACCTCCGGCTTGGCCCGTGCCAAAAACTGCTCATTGCTGAGCTTGGCCCGAAGCGGCTCGATTCCTTTTTCCAGATACTCCTTCTGCTTCTGCAGTCGGCTTCGCTCCGCCTCGACATCCACCACCTCATGAACAAACACCTGCCAGTCGCCCACCAGCGCCGCGGCCGCCGTCTTGGGCTTGACCAGAGCCGGCCCCGTCTGCATCGATTCGACGCCCGCCAGCTCTCCAATCAGGGACGCATCCTCCCGAAGAAGAACGGCCTCTTCCTCTGACGCACATACCGAAACCGTCAGCATCCGCGACGGCGGGATATTGTACTGGTTGCGAATCTCCCGAATCGCCCGAATCAGATTCTGGACTTTTTCAATCCGCCGCTCAATTGCCTCATCCAGAAGGGACGGCATCGGCTGCGGCCACTGCGCCGTCATCAGAGAAGGCGCATCATCCAGTTCACAAATCCCCTTGAGCCCTCGATGCGGACTGAGCCGTCGGAGCGACTGATAAATCCCCTCCGTAATAAACGGCACAAACGGATGCAGCAGCCGCAGGGTCTGTTCAAGGACAAACGCCAGCACACCCTGCGCCGTCGGCCGCTGTGCGGCATCCGCCATTCGCGGTTTGAGCCATTCGAGATACCAGTCGCACAGCTCATTCCAGAAAAACCGATACAGCGTATTGGCCGGCTCATTGAATTTGTACTGCTCCAGCTGCTCGTCGGTCTCCTGAATCGTCCGGGCCAGACGCGACAAAATCCACCGGTCTTCCCGTTCCAGCCGGCTTTTGTCAAAAACGCCCGGGTCCATTCCCTTCAGGTTCATCAGGGCAAACCGCGAGGCATTCCACAGTTTGTTGCAGAAATTGCGGCCGATGTCAAATTTCGGCGAGCTGTTGACCACCCGGCCGTCCGGCAGCCGCAGCTGACTGACCGGCATTCGGATATCCTGCGTCTCCGTCGTCATCTGCGCCAGGGTAAACCGCATCGCATCCGCCCCGTGGCTGTCAATCACCACCAGCGGGTCAATCCCGTTGCCCAGACTCTTGGACATCTTGCGTCCCTGGCCGTCCTGAATCATCGCGTGAATATATATATCGCGGAACGGAATATCCCCCACACAGTACTGCCCCATCATCACCATCCGCGACACCCACAGCGTAATAATCTCCCGGGCTGTGCAGAGCACCTGCGTCGGATAAAACGTCTTCAGTTCCGCCGTCTCTTCCGGCCAGCCCATCGTGCTGAACGGCCACAGCGCCGAGCTGAACCACGTATCCAGCACATCCTCATCCCGCACACAGCCCGCCGCCTCCAGCTGCTTCTCCACATCCTCGGCACCGCCCGATATACAGGCGAAATACCGCTTTTGCCCGCTTTCCGACAATCCCTCCTGAACGGAAAGCCGTTCATCCTTCACGGCGGGCGGCTTATCCGAATACCAAACCGGGATTCGATGTCCCCACCACAGCTGCCGGCTGATGGGCCAGTCCCGCAGATTTTCCAGCCAGGTTCG is a window of Anaerohalosphaeraceae bacterium DNA encoding:
- the yacG gene encoding DNA gyrase inhibitor YacG: MKRKRCPICGKETFYQQGTEKNPFFPFCSERCRWVDLSHWLDGAYRIPGEETSPARENADSEKPDTEEP
- the mutL gene encoding DNA mismatch repair endonuclease MutL; protein product: MGKIAVLDDNLVNMIAAGEVIERPASVVKELMENSIDAGARRIVVQVEQGGRDLIRVSDDGCGIAFEDLPLAFEPHATSKIRTSEDLLRISTMGFRGEALASIAAVSRLMMVSRPADSIEAGRIEIDCGQKNPPVPAAGPVGTTVEVRQLFYKLPARRKFLRSANTEMTHVVEQFTRIALAYPELELVLEHGGRTVYALRAGQSLAERIGILFPSAVAEDLLEVRRQEKAITIQALLGRPDRARTSSSYQYIFLNRRFIRDKFILHAFKEAYRGLIEPQKHPVVFLFLQMPPELFDVNVHPTKTEVRFENANWVYSQVLSALRDKLLSTELPTAGTVPTSAASFHAEDPLEELLQKDRESRIRQAMSDFFQSHSAGSAVQKRLPFSPVPSSDWKPLKPSDAGESKSESSSFACLQIHNSYLVLPTADGFEVIDQHALHERILYERLRAAAAAGPLASQRLLVPVILDVSDAQLDALKRAAPLVGKLGIEWDMFGPRSIAVHSFPVLLEGVSVEEYIQDMLDAFLEKGSDVDEEQLLAEVLERAACRAAVKAGQPLTPAEMEQLLADRKLAETPGRCPHGRPTSLVFTLKELEKQFKRTGF
- the lspA gene encoding signal peptidase II — its product is MTSECAQTKESSACGCRFSPPDKTAWVLWGCLTLFGAAADLWTKQAVFDWLGPVGSGNIYRVIPGFFHLVPCVNAGAAFSILQGQRVYLIAVSVLALLVIVFLFVFGKIQGRLLQTAVGLITAGIVGNLYDRIFNHGLVRDFLDFHVGSYHWPTFNLADTFLCVGVGLILLAGFTSEACQKQNPPQK
- a CDS encoding TraR/DksA C4-type zinc finger protein is translated as MNTKPAKGSEKNSSKIRELLTPEEIEHFRQLLLEKLKEITGDVHWLENQGLHRSRQDSTGDLSNMPIHMADIGTDTYEQEFSLGLMDSERRLVREILDALKRINQGTYGICEGTGKPIPKGRLEASPWARYCVEYASLLEQGKVIEHRYSGPIRFADGLEEEAENEEEADTTDEGIEEESDLIAEDIESEEGLDAEDFEEEDESFF
- a CDS encoding helical backbone metal receptor is translated as MSHFRKTLVWFCLLLGFVLAAALVSFRRTDLKPQSLQPAEDSLRIVSLAPNLTEILFAMGLGEQVVGVSSDSNFPPEAARCKKVGTFWNPDVEAVLAARPTLVITLGFEQHVNLAALLERNGCRTLRLDVDTLPQLYKAIEAIGSAAGCPQAAENLVRQIADGLEAFRGRARDCARRAVWVIQRQPLRAAGKKTYFTELLEIAGVRNAIESSLYMFPPISDEHFLSCGAEVIFETADTPADLERQKATAKTFYGRFRGVPAVEQGRIYVLNGDWLCRLGPRIPLALEEMVRCLCGQAEGAK
- a CDS encoding ABC transporter ATP-binding protein, whose product is MSFIQIQNLSFSYGEIEVFTNLSLTIEKGRFCGLAGPNGVGKSTLLKLIGGHLRPSAGTVQIDSLTEISKMAAYLPQESMPVFGYTASEIVMMARYFRKKKLFFEEEEDFRAVQEAMRLTSTEHLASRPITHLSGGERQRVYLARAIAQETPLLLLDEPVIYLDLKHQIRICEVLRRLQTEQNKTVIMATHDLNLASLYCDWMILLGPEGRLFSGPVSDVLTRENIKDIYDIECSVYTTDQGRFFVPRAEKEGKSGG
- a CDS encoding tetratricopeptide repeat protein; the encoded protein is MPTAKLVFGLALTAMVGVGLCLSGGCQMPPAGQTVPQPPTPEDLLAQQARQQKEMAVALYVDAMMLLELNEHAEALKKLQMATELDPEFAIAYSMQGDIYQQMQDYENSAKAYEKATELDPWSFKDFFNLGKVYQALKEFAKAVKAYISACTLNPSHYEAHYNAAKCLYLVEDYTQALEYAKKAQAIDPNKAETEILLGDLYEMQKDHLQAIDAYRRALELEGNKSEIMIPLARSYLRAGRYTAAKELLAAVIEMEPANSLAHQYMGFAHLRLKEIDEAIASYVKATQADPKDYMAYKSLGVAYMIQYFSDRNPSTKAKGLEAWNISLQLNPNQPQLQKFYEQYQ
- a CDS encoding iron ABC transporter permease, with the translated sequence MITARQLLKETIIGLCGLALVVFLCAFVGSEPISVEGIVKGRQPDAQIFFQVRIPRLLLAVLVGASLASAGAVFQVLLRNPLAEPYLLGISSGAGLGVVTAVLAGFHWSGWGLSGASLLAFVGAAGTTLLVWWLGGFTGRTAGPGLILAGVIVNVFFSAVMMLMASMVPSGQFQTTLFWLMGSLSSYTDWPVWLVSIVLAGAGFGVLFRLSPQLNILSLGTSEARSLGVMPERLFPAALAAAALMTSTAVSLSGLIGFVGLIVPHTVRLLFGADHRRLLPMCAFFGAVFLVISDTVARILVHQVQLPTGVVTALTGGPFFLFLLIRQSRKIYGETF
- the gpmI gene encoding 2,3-bisphosphoglycerate-independent phosphoglycerate mutase — protein: MAQTNVRLRKRPCVMIIRDGWGYNPNPAEDAFNAVKQAKVPVDTMLMKTYPNCLIRTYGEDVGLPEGTMGNSEVGHQNIGAGRIVYQDSVRITLSIRQGDFFRNEVLLEAVRSAKQKNRRLHLFGLCSDIGVHSLLGHLYGLLELAKREGLQKVYLHAFTDGRDSPPTSGAGYLRDIQAKMKEIGVGQVASVMGRFYAMDRDKRWERVQEAYDCLTLGKGGKARDVIQAIEDSYARNETDEFIRPVNIVDGDGRPVALVEDGDSVIFFNFRGDRPRELTRAFVDKDFTGFVRTAHPKVHYVCMTEYDATIRTPVAFPPIREMPNIAGEYFSKLGLKQFRCAETEKYAHVTFFFNGGREEPFEGEERQIVPSPKVKTYDLKPEMSANEVCEVILEKLDSNRFDVIICNFANPDMVGHTGVLAAAVKAAETVDACVGRILEKVRQMGGSAVVLADHGNFEKMWDFENNMPHTAHTVGDVPFIVVDEEFRHRKMASGGRLADVVPTFLEVMGLPKPEEMTGRSLLL
- a CDS encoding bifunctional nuclease family protein — its product is MEVPVELSQILINETVDQQIIVLKEKGGQRSFPIVIGMPEILAIDRRLKGYEMPRPLTHDLLASVIEQMGGRIVKIVICDLREHTFYARIHIEQNGRIIEVDSRPSDAIALASGLQVPIFVEDSVFDKLQM